The following coding sequences are from one Saccharomyces cerevisiae S288C chromosome X, complete sequence window:
- the OPT1 gene encoding oligopeptide transporter OPT1 (Proton-coupled oligopeptide transporter of the plasma membrane; also transports glutathione and phytochelatin; member of the OPT family), producing MSTIYRESDSLESEPSPTPTTIPIQINMEEEKKDAFVKNIDEDVNNLTATTDEEDRDPESQKFDRHSIQEEGLVWKGDPTYLPNSPYPEVRSAVSIEDDPTIRLNHWRTWFLTTVFVVVFAGVNQFFSLRYPSLEINFLVAQVVCYPIGRILALLPDWKCSKVPFFDLNPGPFTKKEHAVVTIAVALTSSTAYAMYILNAQGSFYNMKLNVGYQFLLVWTSQMIGYGAAGLTRRWVVNPASSIWPQTLISVSLFDSLHSRKVEKTVANGWTMPRYRFFLIVLIGSFIWYWVPGFLFTGLSYFNVILWGSKTRHNFIANTIFGTQSGLGALPITFDYTQVSQAMSGSVFATPFYVSANTYASVLIFFVIVLPCLYFTNTWYAKYMPVISGSTYDNTQNKYNVTKILNEDYSINLEKYKEYSPVFVPFSYLLSYALNFAAVIAVFVHCILYHGKDIVAKFKDRKNGGTDIHMRIYSKNYKDCPDWWYLLLQIVMIGLGFVAVCCFDTKFPAWAFVIAILISLVNFIPQGILEAMTNQHVGLNIITELICGYMLPLRPMANLLFKLYGFIVMRQGLNLSRDLKLAMYMKVSPRLIFAVQIYATIISGMVNVGVQEWMMHNIDGLCTTDQPNGFTCANGRTVFNASIIWSLPKYLFSSGRIYNPLMWFFLIGLLFPLAVYAVQWKFPKFKFAKHIHTPVFFTGPGNIPPSTPYNYSLFFAMSFCLNLIRKRWRAWFNKYNFVMGAGVEAGVAISVVIIFLCVQYPGGKLSWWGNNVWKRTYDNDYKKFYTLKKGETFGYDKWW from the coding sequence ATGAGTACCATTTATAGGGAGAGCGACTCGTTGGAGTCGGAGCCCTCGCCAACGCCAACAACCATTCCTATCCAGATCAATAtggaagaggaaaagaaagatgcTTTCGTTAAGAATATTGACGAGGACGTCAATAATCTCACTGCGACTACTGATGAGGAGGACCGCGATCCGGAAAGCCAAAAATTCGACAGGCATTCCATACAGGAGGAAGGTCTCGTTTGGAAGGGCGACCCTACATACTTGCCCAATTCTCCATATCCTGAAGTGAGATCGGCGGTGTCCATCGAGGATGACCCCACCATCCGCCTCAACCACTGGAGAACGTGGTTCTTGACCACGGTGTTTGTGGTAGTTTTCGCCGGTGttaatcaatttttttccctgAGATATCCATCGCTAGAGATCAACTTCCTTGTTGCACAAGTTGTTTGCTACCCAATTGGTAGGATACTGGCTCTCTTGCCCGACTGGAAGTGTTCTAAAGTGCCATTTTTCGATTTAAACCCGGGCCCATTTACCAAAAAGGAACACGCCGTGGTCACAATTGCCGTGGCGCTTACTTCCTCTACTGCATACGCTATGTACATTTTGAACGCCCAGGGAAGCTTTTACAACATGAAACTTAATGTCGGATATCAGTTCTTGTTGGTTTGGACATCTCAAATGATTGGTTATGGTGCTGCAGGTCTTACCAGAAGATGGGTCGTCAACCCTGCAAGCTCTATCTGGCCTCAGACTTTAATTTCAGTGTCCTTGTTTGATTCGTTGCACTCGagaaaagttgaaaagacAGTCGCAAATGGTTGGACGATGCCCCGTTACAGGTTCTTCTTAATCGTCCTTATCGGATCGTTCATCTGGTATTGGGTACCTGGATTCCTCTTTACCGGTCTGTCCTATTTCAACGTTATCCTATGGGGGTCGAAGACAAGACACAATTTCATCGCTAACACAATCTTTGGTACTCAAAGTGGTCTCGGTGCGTTGCCAATTACATTTGACTACACCCAGGTTTCCCAAGCCATGTCCGGCTCTGTTTTCGCCACACCATTCTACGTCTCCGCCAACACCTATGCATCAGTGTTGATATTCTTCGTCATAGTGCTGCCATGTCTTTATTTTACGAATACCTGGTATGCCAAATACATGCCCGTCATTTCAGGTTCTACTTATGACAACACtcaaaacaaatacaaCGTAACAAAGATTCTTAACGAGGATTATTCCATTAATCTTGAGAAATATAAGGAATACTCACCGGTATTCGTTCCATTTTCCTATCTTTTGTCGTATGCTTTAAATTTTGCCGCTGTTATCGCCGTTTTTGTCCACTGCATCTTATACCACGGTAAAGATATTGTCGCCAAGTTTAAAGACCGTAAAAATGGTGGCACTGACATTCACATGAGAATCTACTCCAAGAACTATAAGGATTGTCCCGATTGGTGGTATTTACTTTTGCAGATTGTCATGATCGGTTTAGGATTTGTAGCAGTGTGCTGTTTCGATACTAAGTTCCCAGCTTGGGCATTTGTTATTGCAATATTAATTTCCCTTGTAAATTTCATCCCGCAAGGTATCTTGGAAGCAATGACTAACCAACACGTAGGTTTGAATATTATCACAGAATTGATCTGCGGTTATATGCTGCCTTTAAGACCAATGGCAAACTTATTATTCAAGCTATACGGATTTATTGTCATGAGACAAGGCTTGAATTTGAGTAGAGATTTGAAATTAGCCATGTACATGAAGGTTTCCCCTCGTTTGATCTTTGCCGTTCAAATCTATGCCACTATCATATCAGGCATGGTTAACGTTGGTGTCCAGGAATGGATGATGCATAATATCGATGGCTTATGTACCACCGATCAACCAAATGGCTTCACTTGTGCTAATGGTCGCACGGTTTTCAATGCTTCCATTATCTGGTCTTTGCCAAAGTATCTTTTCTCATCAGGGCGCATTTATAATCCGCTGATGTGGTTCTTCTTGATTGGTTTGCTATTCCCACTAGCCGTTTATGCTGTTCAATGGAAATTCCCTAAATTTAAATTTGCTAAGCACATTCATACTCCTGTATTTTTCACAGGCCCAGGTAATATTCCACCAAGCACACCTTATAACTactcattattttttgcaaTGTCATTCTGCCTAAACttgataagaaaaagatggaGAGCTTGGTTCAATAAGTACAATTTCGTCATGGGGGCCGGTGTTGAAGCAGGTGTGGCAATCTCcgtcgtcatcatcttcttgtGTGTACAGTACCCAGGTGGTAAGCTCAGCTGGTGGGGAAACAACGTTTGGAAAAGAACGTATGATAATgattataaaaaattttatacCTTAAAGAAAGGTGAGACATTTGGTTATGATAAATGGTGGTAA
- the PEX2 gene encoding ubiquitin-protein ligase peroxin 2 (RING-finger peroxin and E3 ubiquitin ligase; peroxisomal membrane protein with a C-terminal zinc-binding RING domain, forms translocation subcomplex with Pex10p and Pex12p which functions in peroxisomal matrix protein import) yields the protein MSRVAQLDSIALDKELYGQFWSEFNAAFNTSEHKEEWELALNTVVFMCATRFLPHYGSSCTYGSALSGVVFQCRKRTLYVVTVLAGYVWKKITHIIFNGPHCGNQMMWLKLYKWVNLLYHGCDVTNFLRFLAAEGPNARAFLSPLYRAFNVHSTRLIRDGSAIASEFYSNSVFAGLEYQNRQLLWNALLELFSNTLLTKRGLLTFVKKPPRSRSTTTYKTVCPRCGGFPTNPYQIACCRANYCYVCVVKALEWSMCDACGSSGRLTASPVY from the coding sequence ATGTCTCGAGTTGCACAGCTCGACTCGATAGCGCTTGATAAAGAATTGTATGGACAGTTTTGGTCCGAGTTCAATGCAGCATTCAATACGAGTGAACACAAAGAGGAATGGGAGTTGGCACTGAACACAGTTGTGTTTATGTGCGCGACGAGGTTCCTGCCACACTATGGCTCTAGCTGTACGTATGGATCCGCACTCAGTGGCGTGGTTTTTCAGTGCAGGAAACGCACCTTGTATGTCGTCACTGTCTTGGCAGGGTACGTGTGGAAGAAGATCACacatattatttttaatggGCCGCACTGTGGGAACCAGATGATGTGGCTGAAGCTGTACAAATGGGTTAATTTATTGTATCACGGCTGTGATGTAACCAACTTCCTGAGGTTTCTAGCAGCGGAAGGGCCCAATGCGAGGGCGTTTTTGTCGCCGTTATACCGGGCTTTTAATGTCCATTCCACAAGGTTGATTCGGGATGGTTCTGCAATTGCCTCTGAATTTTATTCGAACTCTGTATTCGCTGGGTTAGAATACCAGAATAGACAATTGCTATGGAATGCACTATTAGAACTCTTTTCCAATACACTACTTACGAAAAGAGGACTCTTGACCTTTGTTAAAAAACCACCAAGGTCTCGTTCTACGACTACTTATAAGACAGTTTGCCCCCGTTGCGGCGGTTTTCCAACCAACCCATACCAGATCGCTTGTTGTCGTGCGAACTACTGTTACGTGTGCGTTGTAAAGGCGTTGGAGTGGTCTATGTGCGATGCCTGTGGATCCTCTGGGAGACTGACCGCCTCACCAGTGTACTAA
- the CBP1 gene encoding Cbp1p (Mitochondrial protein, regulator of COB mRNA stability and translation; interacts with the 5'-untranslated region of the COB mRNA; found in a complex at the inner membrane along with Pet309p; localizes to mitochondrial foci upon DNA replication stress), with protein sequence MFLPRLVRYRTERFIKMVPTRTLRRINHSSRDPIQKQVLALIKANANLNDNDKLKIRKYWSDMADYKSLRKQENSLLESSILHEVKIEDFISFINRTKTSSMTTRGIYRRECLYQCKKNLDLVNQVVSQVSSVRHQKPLTTQLDTMRWCVDDAIGTGDIVMAADLFLLYYRLFTDDKKLDEQYAKKIISVLAYPNPLHDHVHLVKYLQLNSLFESITGGGIKLTRFQLETLSNKALGLSNEAPQLCKAILNKLMNINYSLTNDLKLRDDQVLLAYKSIDENYRRGNVASVYSIWNKIKEHYVSISAHDSRIIYKVFKICTHNRAYRSICSEMFWQLTPEYYCNNPLILPAIIDFITKQDSLTMAKELMQNINRYTLPENHHIVWLNKRCLSSLLRMHLKFNDSNGVDRVLKQITTNFRALSQENYQAIIIHLFKTQNLDHIAKAVKLLDTIPPGQAMLAYGSIINEVVDWKLASKVKFTDNLMALVNDLLTKAHDFDPDHRNSLWNVVSALYIKKLCHYKKRDGKFVANAKKDIDLAKLLYINAAKRSKTYWTKSNCNPFIASSPCDVKLKVNNQNRFTILRNIALSALQIGRTDIFLWACAELYQNGMTIEELKLDWNFILKHQIRNSEFKTNKEIIQDIKKHGVSAVKRYLR encoded by the coding sequence ATGTTTTTACCTCGTCTCGTTCGGTACAGGACCGAGAGGTTTATAAAAATGGTACCTACCAGGACCTTGCGACGAATCAACCACAGCAGCAGGGATCCAATTCAAAAACAGGTCTTGGCCCTTATCAAAGCAAATGCGAATTTAAATGACAATGACAAGTTGAAAATACGGAAATATTGGTCTGACATGGCGGACTACAAAAGTCTTCggaaacaagaaaatagcTTACTGGAAAGCTCTATATTACACGAGGTCAAGATCGAAGATTTCATCAGTTTCATCAATCGCACAAAAACCTCATCTATGACTACAAGAGGAATTTATAGAAGAGAATGTTTGTACCAATGCAAGAAAAACTTGGATCTAGTCAATCAAGTGGTCTCCCAAGTTTCATCCGTAAGACATCAAAAGCCCTTGACTACGCAATTGGATACTATGCGCTGGTGTGTTGATGATGCCATCGGCACAGGAGACATAGTTATGGCTGCCGACCTTTTCCTGCTGTACTACAGATTATTTACAGATGATAAAAAGCTAGACGAACAATATGctaagaaaataatatcagTATTAGCGTACCCAAACCCACTGCATGATCATGTTCATCTAGTCAAATATTTACAACTGAACTCTCTGTTCGAAAGTATAACCGGAGGCGGAATAAAGTTAACGAGGTTTCAATTAGAAACTCTTTCTAATAAGGCCCTCGGCTTAAGTAATGAAGCCCCGCAATTATGCAAGGCTATACTGAACAAACTGATGAATATAAACTATTCTTTGACTAACGATTTGAAGCTTCGGGATGATCAAGTGCTGCTTGCGTACAAGTccattgatgaaaattatAGAAGAGGAAATGTTGCAAGTGTGTATTCTATTTGgaacaaaatcaaagagCACTATGTTTCCATTTCTGCACATGATTCCAGAATCATTTATAAAGTCTTCAAGATTTGTACCCATAATAGAGCCTATAGATCTATATGTAGCGAAATGTTTTGGCAATTAACTCCAGAGTACTATTGTAATAACCCTTTGATATTACCGGCAATTATTGACTTCATTACAAAGCAAGACTCTTTAACAATGGCCAAGGAACTCATGCAGAACATTAACAGATACACTTTACCCGAAAACCATCATATTGTCTGGCTTAACAAGAGATGTCTTTCTTCATTGCTAAGAatgcatttgaaatttaaCGATTCTAACGGTGTAGATAGGGTTTTGAAGCAAATAACAACAAATTTCAGGGCGCTTTCGCAAGAAAATTATCAAGCAATAATTATTCACCTTTTCAAAACACAAAACCTCGATCATATCGCTAAGGCAGTCAAATTACTCGATACTATACCCCCCGGACAAGCAATGTTAGCCTATGGGTCAATAATTAACGAAGTAGTTGATTGGAAATTGGCTTCAAAGGTCAAGTTCACCGATAATTTGATGGCACTTGTAAACGATTTGTTGACGAAGGCACATGATTTTGATCCTGACCACAGAAACTCTCTTTGGAATGTGGTTTCCGCTTTATACATTAAAAAACTTTGTCATTATAAAAAGCGAGATGGTAAATTTGTTGCCAATGCCAAGAAGGATATCGATTTGGCAAAACTACTTTATATAAATGCTGCAAAGAGAAGTAAAACATACTGGACAAAATCGAACTGTAACCCATTCATTGCATCCTCCCCATGTGATGTCAAATTAAAAGTGAATAATCAAAACAGGTTTACTATTTTAAGGAATATTGCATTAAGCGCACTGCAGATAGGAAGAACagacatttttctttgggCGTGCGCAGAACTATACCAGAACGGTATGACGATTGAGGAATTGAAGTTAGACTGGAATTTCATCTTAAAACATCAAATTAGAAATTCAGAGTTCAAAACAAACAAGGAGATCATACAAGATATTAAAAAGCATGGTGTGTCGGCTGTCAAACGTTACTTAAGATGA
- the NUC1 gene encoding ribonuclease (Major mitochondrial nuclease; has RNAse and DNA endo- and exonucleolytic activities; prevents genome instability by degrading extranuclear DNA sequences; roles in mitochondrial recombination, apoptosis and maintenance of polyploidy; involved in fragmentation of genomic DNA during PND (programmed nuclear destruction); role in preventing L-A mycovirus pathogenesis; encodes ortholog of mammalian endoG), whose translation MCSRILLSGLVGLGAGTGLTYLLLNKHSPTQIIETPYPPTQKPNSNIQSHSFNVDPSGFFKYGFPGPIHDLQNREEFISCYNRQTQNPYWVLEHITPESLAARNADRKNSFFKEDEVIPEKFRGKLRDYFRSGYDRGHQAPAADAKFSQQAMDDTFYLSNMCPQVGEGFNRDYWAHLEYFCRGLTKKYKSVRIVTGPLYLPKKDPIDNKFRVNYEVIGNPPSIAVPTHFFKLIVAEAPTANPAREDIAVAAFVLPNEPISNETKLTDFEVPIDALERSTGLELLQKVPPSKKKALCKEVNCQIVVRDFSNAAIKQSKDVKLLPPPKKRN comes from the coding sequence ATGTGCAGTAGGATACTCTTGTCCGGTTTAGTCGGACTGGGTGCTGGTACTGGCTTAACCtatcttcttttgaacaaaCATTCTCCAACGCAAATCATTGAGACACCTTATCCACCTACCCAGAAACCTAATAGTAATATTCAATCTCACTCTTTCAACGTCGATCCTTCCGGGTTCTTCAAGTATGGTTTTCCTGGTCCGATTCATGATCTGCAGAACCGCGAAGAGTTTATCTCATGTTACAACAGACAAACTCAAAATCCTTATTGGGTCCTCGAACATATAACGCCAGAATCATTGGCTGCAAGGAATGCTGacagaaaaaattcctttttcaagGAAGATGAAGTAATTCCAGAAAAGTTTAGAGGTAAACTAAGAGACTATTTTAGGTCGGGCTATGATCGAGGCCATCAAGCCCCAGCTGCAGAcgcaaaattttctcaaCAGGCCATGGATGATACATTCTACTTATCCAATATGTGTCCTCAAGTAGGAGAAGGTTTTAATAGAGACTATTGGGCGCATTTGGAGTACTTTTGTAGGGGATTGACTAAGAAATATAAGAGTGTAAGAATCGTGACTGGTCCATTGTATCTACCCAAAAAGGATCCCATAGATAATAAATTTAGGGTTAATTATGAAGTTATTGGCAATCCACCCAGTATTGCTGTTCCAACGCACTTTTTTAAATTGATTGTTGCAGAAGCACCAACAGCCAATCCTGCTAGAGAGGATATTGCTGTCGCGGCATTTGTATTGCCAAACGAACCGATATCAAATGAGACGAAATTGACTGACTTTGAAGTTCCTATAGATGCTTTAGAGAGAAGTACTGGGCTAGAACTTCTGCAAAAAGTACCaccttcaaagaagaaggcaTTATGCAAAGAGGTAAATTGTCAAATTGTAGTGAGAGATTTCTCTAACGCGGCGATCAAACAATCGAAAGATGTGAAATTGTTACCTCctccaaaaaaaaggaattga